Proteins encoded in a region of the Limanda limanda chromosome 17, fLimLim1.1, whole genome shotgun sequence genome:
- the LOC133023129 gene encoding inward rectifier potassium channel 2-like, with translation MGSVRSHRYSIVSSEEDGMKLATIAVPNGYGNGNVNKVHTLRQCQSRFVRKDGHCNVQFVNMSEKGQRYLADIFTTCVDIRWRWMLLVFCLSFLLSWLFFGFVFWLVALCYGDLENETQRCVSNVDSFTAAFLFSVETQTTIGYGYRYVTEECPVAVFVVVFQSILGCIIDAFIIGAVMAKMAKPKKRNETLVFSHYATVAMRDGKLCLMWRVGNLRKSHLVEAHVRAQLLKSRTTAEGEFIPLDQVDIDVGFDSGIDRIFLVSPITIVHEIDEDSPFYEMSKRELETTEFEIVVILEGMVEATAMTTQCRSSYVASEILWGHRFEPVLFEEKNYYKVDYSRFENTYEVPSTPECSAKELAERKSNESSLRNSFCYENEVALEKVEMEEDFEEDVSRQVSGVEVGAPEDTNTDAVSDSECNLDSLPLESESTPLTAESEI, from the coding sequence ATGGGGAGTGTGCGAAGCCACCGCTACAGCATTGTGTCCTCTGAGGAAGACGGCATGAAGCTGGCCACTATTGCCGTCCCGAATGGCTACGGAAACGGCAACGTCAACAAGGTGCACACATTGCGCCAATGTCAGAGCCGCTTCGTCAGGAAGGATGGTCACTGCAACGTGCAGTTTGTCAATATGAGTGAAAAAGGCCAGCGCTACCTGGCAGATATCTTCACCACCTGTGTGGACATCCGCTGGCGCTGGATGCTGCTCGTCTTCTGCCTTTCTTTCCTGCTGTCGTGGTTGTTTTTTGGCTTTGTCTTCTGGCTAGTTGCCCTCTGTTATGGAGACTTAGAGAATGAGACTCAGAGGTGTGTTTCCAACGTGGACAGCTTCACCGCTGCTTTCTTGTTCTCGGTGGAGACCCAAACCACAATTGGCTACGGTTATCGCTACGTGACGGAGGAGTGCCCCGTCGCTGTCTTTGTGGTCGTCTTCCAAAGTATTTTGGGCTGCATCATTGACGCTTTCATCATCGGTGCGGTCATGGCCAAGATGGCCAAGCCCAAAAAGAGGAACGAGACCCTGGTGTTCAGCCACTATGCAACAGTGGCCATGAGGGATGGCAAACTGTGCCTGATGTGGCGAGTGGGGAACCTGAGGAAGAGTCACCTGGTGGAGGCCCACGTCAGGGCTCAGCTCCTGAAGTCCCGCACCACCGCAGAGGGAGAGTTCATCCCCCTGGATCAGGTAGACATCGACGTGGGCTTCGACAGTGGCATCGACAGAATATTCCTGGTGTCTCCGATCACCATCGTGCATGAGATCGACGAGGACAGCCCGTTTTATGAGATGAGTAAACGGGAGTTGGAGACGACAGAGTTCGAGATCGTCGTGATTCTGGAAGGCATGGTCGAGGCTACAGCCATGACCACTCAGTGCCGGAGTTCCTATGTGGCCAGCGAGATTCTGTGGGGCCACCGCTTTGAGCCGGTGCTCTTTGAAGAGAAGAACTACTACAAGGTGGACTACTCACGCTTCGAAAACACCTACGAGGTGCCCAGCACGCCCGAATGCAGCGCTAAGGAGCTAGCAGAGAGGAAGTCCAACGAATCCAGCTTGAGGAACTCCTTTTGCTACGAGAACGAGGTGGCTCTTGAAAAGGTTGAGATGGAGGAGGACTTTGAGGAGGATGTGAGCAGGCAGGTGAGCGGTGTGGAGGTCGGCGCGCccgaggacacaaacacagatgctgtGTCAGACTCCGAATGCAATCTGGACTCTTTAcctttagaatcagaatcaacaCCTCTGACGGCAGAATCAGAAATATGA
- the LOC133023163 gene encoding dual specificity mitogen-activated protein kinase kinase 6-like gives MSLSKGGKKKNPGLKLAKEVFAQPPPAAPAAPRDLDSKACVTIGDQNFVVKADDLELIGELGRGAYGVVDKMKHVPSGVIMAVKRIRATVNSLEQKRLLMDLDISMRTVDCFFTVTFYGALFREGDVWICMELMDTSLDKFYKNVIEKGKTIPEDILGKITVAVVKALEHLHNNLSVIHRDVKPSNILINTQGQVKMCDFGISGHLVDSVAKTMDAGCKPYMAPERINPDLNQKGYSVKSDVWSLGITMIELAILRFPYDSWGTPFQQLRQVVDEPSPQLPADRFSPDFVDFISQCLRKMPNERPAYTELMQHPFLTFHDAKETDVASFVKVILDD, from the exons ATGTCTCTGTCTAAAGGAG GTAAGAAGAAGAACCCTGGGCTGAAGCTGGCCAAAGAAGTGTTTGCACAGCCCCCACCTGCAGCACCAGC GGCCCCTCGAGATCTTGACTCTAAAGCTTGCGTCACAATTGGAGATCAG AACTTCGTGGTGAAGGCAGATGACTTGGAGCTGATTGGGGAGCTGGGAAGGGGAGCGTATGGTGTGGTGGACAAGATGAAACATGTGCCCAGTGGTGTTATCATGGCTGTCAAG AGAATTCGTGCCACAGTCAACAGTCTGGAGCAGAAGAGACTCCTGATGGACCTGGACATTTCTATGAGGACAGTGGACTGCTTCTTCACTGTGACCTTCTATGGCGCCCTCTTCAGAGAG GGGGACGTGTGGATCTGTATGGAGCTAATGGACACGTCTCTGGACAAGTTCTATAAGAATGTTATTGAGAAAGGCAAAACCATCCCAGAGGACATCTTGGGAAAGATCACAGTAGCA GTTGTCAAGGCATTAGAGCATCTGCACAATAACCTGTCAGTGATTCACAGAG ATGTGAAACCCTCCAATATCCTGATCAACACGCAGGGCCAAGTCAAAATGTGCGACTTTGGCATCAGTGGTCACCTGGTGGACTCCGTGGCCAAAACAATGGACGCAGGCTGCAAGCCCTACATGGCG CCTGAGCGGATCAATCCTGACCTCAACCAGAAAGGCTACAGCGTCAAATCAGACGTATGGAGTCTTGGTATCACTATG ATTGAGCTGGCCATTTTGAGATTCCCCTACGACTCATGGGGCACCCCGTTCCAGCAACTCCGACAGGTGGTGGACGAGCCGTCTCCACAGCTGCCTGCTGACCGCTTCTCCCCAGACTTTGTAGATTTCATCTCCCAGTG cttAAGAAAGATGCCAAATGAGAGACCAGCTTATACAGAATtaatg CAACATCCATTTCTCACCTTTCATGACGCCAAAGAGACAGATGTGGCCAGTTTTGTCAAGGTCATCCTGGACGACTGA
- the LOC133023780 gene encoding inward rectifier potassium channel 16-like, whose product MSTARGEHVAIDTSYTTIHTLERQSGKEGRRLRYMQKDGGFAVVFQKAPGDWSLYLTDFFTTLVEIRWRVMLLVFSLSYILSWLLFGLCYWLVAFVHGDIDDTDNEPCVYNLRSFTGAFLFSMETQATIGYGFRGTSESCIVAIILVVVQSVFSCLLDTIVIGAVVAKMASARKRAQTVGFSSCATVNLRDGVLCLSWRLGDFRGNHILEGVVRAQLVRYVTQQQGSIVMSYQDLDIQNRDIVLATPTTIIHKLAPGSPLYSLGPDDLLGDVFELVMSFTYTGDSTGMLHQTRTSYTPADIRWGQRFADMLKVGRRHYKVDFSLFNVTTWVSVPLLSAEEQDREKLPAEGRGTLLPPGKRNGPTHQVNRDPTVEVVQQTAL is encoded by the coding sequence ATGAGCACAGCACGGGGCGAGCACGTCGCCATCGACACCAGCTACACCACCATCCACACGCTGGAGAGGCAAAGTGGGAAGGAGGGCAGGCGGCTCCGCTACATGCAGAAAGATGGCGGGTTTGCTGTGGTTTTCCAGAAGGCCCCCGGAGACTGGAGCCTATACCTGACGGACTTCTTCACCACCCTTGTGGAAATCCGTTGGAGGGTGATGCTCCTGGTGTTCTCCCTTTCCTACATCCTCTCCTGGCTCCTCTTTGGCCTCTGCTACTGGCTCGTGGCGTTTGTGCACGGAGACATCGACGACACCGACAACGAACCCTGCGTGTACAATCTGCGCAGCTTCACGGGAGCCTTCCTGTTTTCGATGGAGACCCAGGCGACCATAGGCTATGGCTTCAGGGGGACGAGTGAGAGCTGCATCGTGGCTATTATTTTGGTGGTGGTTCAAAGTGTCTTCAGCTGCCTCCTTGACACCATCGTCATTGGCGCCGTTGTGGCGAAGATGGCGTCCGCTCGTAAGAGAGCTCAGACAGTGGGTTTCAGCAGCTGTGCGACAGTCAACCTGCGAGACGGCGTGCTGTGTCTGTCCTGGCGCCTTGGAGACTTCAGAGGAAATCACATCCTAGAGGGGGTAGTCCGGGCCCAGCTAGTCCGCTATGTAACACAGCAACAGGGGTCGATTGTGATGTCCTATCAGGACCTGGACATTCAGAACAGGGACATTGTCCTCGCCACACCGACCACCATCATTCACAAGCTGGCGCCCGGCAGTCCCCTCTACAGCCTGGGCCCGGACGACCTGCTGGGGGACGTCTTTGAGCTGGTGATGTCTTTCACTTACACGGGAGACTCCACGGGGATGCTCCACCAGACACGCACCTCCTACACCCCGGCAGACATCCGCTGGGGCCAGCGTTTCGCGGACATGTTGAAGGTGGGCAGGAGGCACTACAAGGTGGACTTCTCTCTGTTCAATGTGACCACGTGGGTGTCGGTGCCCCTGCTCAGTGCGGAGgaacaggacagagagaagcTTCCTGCGGAGGGCCGCGGGACGCTCCTACCGCCGGGCAAGAGGAACGGACCCACGCACCAGGTGAACCGGGACCCCACGGTGGAGGTGGTGCAACAAACCGCCTTGTAG